In a genomic window of Thalassotalea piscium:
- the ispD gene encoding 2-C-methyl-D-erythritol 4-phosphate cytidylyltransferase produces the protein MSKSKTNLMPEINSKLAVIVPAAGIGKRMQALQPKQYLIIEQQTVLEHTIERLLSHPKIAKIVIVISKGDNYFATTALPNLARVSTVFGGKERVDSVRAGLKSINTEEFPWVLVHDAARPCVSHEDISALINKCTTANTGGLLATPIRDTIKRSNDLGLVTETVDRQQLWHALTPQMYPTTILLKAIETALTDNITITDEASAIEYAGGESILVEGSDENLKITRPDDLHLAEFILTKQQLRN, from the coding sequence GTGAGTAAAAGTAAAACTAACCTAATGCCAGAAATAAATAGTAAGTTAGCTGTTATTGTTCCCGCTGCGGGAATAGGCAAGCGCATGCAAGCGTTACAACCTAAACAATACTTAATTATTGAACAACAGACTGTTTTAGAACATACAATAGAGCGGTTATTATCTCACCCCAAAATTGCTAAAATAGTGATAGTAATAAGCAAGGGCGATAACTATTTTGCAACAACCGCTCTGCCTAATTTAGCAAGGGTTAGCACGGTTTTTGGTGGAAAAGAGCGAGTTGACTCGGTACGCGCAGGATTAAAATCGATAAACACGGAAGAATTTCCCTGGGTGTTAGTGCACGATGCGGCTAGACCTTGTGTTAGTCATGAGGATATTTCAGCATTAATTAACAAATGCACCACTGCAAATACCGGAGGGTTACTAGCCACACCTATTCGCGACACCATTAAGCGGTCAAATGATCTTGGTTTAGTGACAGAAACGGTTGACCGACAGCAATTATGGCATGCATTAACGCCACAAATGTACCCAACAACAATACTGTTAAAAGCGATAGAAACAGCCTTAACTGATAACATAACCATTACTGATGAAGCTTCTGCAATAGAATATGCAGGAGGCGAGAGTATTTTAGTTGAAGGTAGTGATGAAAACTTAAAAATAACACGGCCAGATGACCTTCATTTAGCTGAATTTA
- the ftsB gene encoding cell division protein FtsB — MRMLTSILLVFFLLLQYRLWFGKNSVPDYLALENEVTRQQIDNEKLKQRNKLLYADTDDLKSGLDAIEERARNELGMIKAGETFFRIIPNKQEQ; from the coding sequence ATGCGCATGCTCACTAGTATCTTGCTAGTATTTTTTCTCTTATTACAATACCGACTTTGGTTCGGTAAAAATAGTGTGCCTGACTATTTAGCGCTAGAGAATGAAGTTACACGTCAACAAATTGATAATGAAAAATTAAAACAACGTAATAAACTCCTTTATGCAGACACTGACGATCTTAAATCTGGTTTAGATGCAATTGAAGAGCGGGCGCGCAACGAGTTAGGAATGATAAAAGCTGGCGAAACTTTTTTTCGTATAATTCCTAATAAGCAAGAGCAATAG
- a CDS encoding mechanosensitive ion channel family protein, which yields MTIFHSYSGTESTDTTSTVSTLEPVNLLKDEIDQMSRIYTIIVDFFANYTFQLIGAFIIFAIGYMLAGKIGNSVLKVCQKHKLDITLSHFLANTSKMLIVVMITIVSLNKLGISVTPFIAAIGAISLGAGLALQGLLANYAAGFNIIIIRPFVVGDTITVQGVTGLVKEVLLAYTIIIDEDDVKITIPNKHIVGEVLHNSKNDSLLELNVGIAYKENPVEVITLLEEVIAKLDITSGIRKPQIGIDEFADSSINIGLRIWTPTLNLYDSKYKAYKAIYLAFQQNNIEIPFPQRDVHMITSP from the coding sequence ATGACAATATTTCATTCTTACAGTGGTACAGAATCAACTGACACAACCAGTACAGTAAGCACATTAGAGCCGGTTAATTTATTAAAAGATGAAATCGATCAAATGAGTCGAATTTACACGATAATTGTCGATTTTTTTGCTAACTATACTTTTCAGCTAATTGGCGCATTTATCATTTTTGCTATTGGCTATATGCTAGCAGGCAAAATAGGAAACTCTGTCCTTAAGGTATGCCAAAAGCACAAGCTTGATATTACCTTAAGTCATTTTCTAGCTAATACGAGTAAAATGCTGATTGTAGTAATGATTACTATTGTGTCACTTAATAAATTAGGGATAAGTGTAACGCCATTTATCGCTGCTATTGGTGCTATTTCACTGGGCGCTGGTTTAGCCCTTCAAGGCTTATTAGCCAATTATGCCGCTGGTTTTAATATTATTATAATTCGTCCTTTTGTGGTGGGTGACACAATAACAGTTCAAGGAGTAACAGGGTTAGTAAAAGAAGTATTACTCGCCTATACCATTATAATAGATGAGGATGACGTTAAAATTACAATTCCTAACAAACACATAGTGGGTGAAGTATTACATAACTCTAAAAATGACTCTTTGCTGGAGCTGAATGTGGGAATTGCTTATAAAGAAAACCCTGTGGAAGTTATCACTTTACTAGAAGAAGTTATTGCAAAGCTCGATATTACAAGCGGTATTCGTAAGCCTCAAATCGGTATTGATGAGTTTGCCGATAGCTCAATTAACATAGGCCTTAGAATTTGGACTCCTACGCTGAACTTATACGATTCAAAGTATAAAGCTTATAAAGCAATTTACTTGGCTTTTCAGCAAAATAATATTGAAATACCATTTCCACAACGCGATGTGCATATGATCACGTCGCCATAA
- a CDS encoding alpha/beta hydrolase family protein produces MDKTISSDIKIKCADGEYIAATIHSPTSHIKGAILIAPATGIKRQFYANFSNYLSSNGYGVIRFDNRGIAESLVGDINNSKVSLQCWGEQDMPAVLTQLQKSFPNTNYHLIGHSAGGQLVGLMHNALELSSIFNFASSSGQLNNMSSSYRLKANIFMNLFIPLSNVLFGHTKSQWIGMGEPLPKNVAKQWRDWCNGQGYVKVAFGKTVNHHLYDKISLPSLWVNSTDDEIANDANVKDMLSVFGQLNANAKTLTFNANDYGLDEIGHMKFFSKKSKVLWPHALEWLEQQSSNTAKK; encoded by the coding sequence ATGGATAAAACAATCAGCAGCGATATTAAAATAAAATGTGCTGATGGTGAGTACATTGCAGCGACTATTCACTCTCCTACTTCCCACATTAAAGGCGCTATATTAATAGCCCCAGCTACAGGTATTAAAAGACAATTTTATGCAAACTTCTCTAACTATCTTTCAAGCAATGGCTATGGTGTTATTCGTTTTGACAACAGGGGTATTGCCGAGTCTTTAGTTGGAGACATTAACAATAGTAAAGTTTCTCTGCAGTGCTGGGGAGAGCAAGATATGCCAGCAGTTTTAACTCAATTGCAAAAAAGCTTTCCCAATACCAACTATCATTTAATTGGTCATAGTGCTGGTGGACAACTAGTAGGCTTAATGCACAACGCTTTAGAGTTAAGTTCAATATTTAACTTCGCGAGCTCTTCTGGACAGCTTAACAATATGAGTAGCTCCTACCGTTTGAAAGCTAATATATTTATGAACCTTTTCATTCCGTTAAGTAACGTCTTGTTTGGGCATACAAAGTCGCAATGGATAGGTATGGGTGAGCCTCTACCTAAAAATGTAGCCAAACAATGGAGAGATTGGTGTAATGGCCAAGGTTATGTGAAGGTGGCATTTGGAAAAACTGTCAACCACCACTTATACGATAAAATTTCCCTGCCCTCACTTTGGGTTAACTCCACTGATGATGAAATAGCAAACGATGCTAACGTTAAAGATATGCTTTCGGTATTTGGTCAATTAAATGCAAATGCGAAAACCTTAACCTTTAATGCAAACGATTATGGATTAGACGAAATAGGCCATATGAAGTTTTTTAGCAAAAAATCTAAAGTGTTATGGCCGCATGCATTGGAGTGGCTAGAACAGCAGTCAAGCAACACGGCTAAAAAATAA
- the htpX gene encoding protease HtpX encodes MQRVVLFLLTNLAIMLVLSVTLSIAMSVFGIDRQGFGGLLLLASVFGFGGAFISLLMSKWMAKRSVGAYVIEHPKNATEIWLVETVKRYSERAGIGMPEVALYQSPDMNAFATGANKNNALVAISTGLLENMSQAEAEAVIGHEISHIANGDMVTLTLIQGVVNTFVIFLARLIAGVIDNATRGNNNQGGLGGIAYFGVVIVLEIILGVLASIIVAWFSRKREFTADSGGATLAGKAAMIGALEKLKYSQESQLEGSMMAFGINNKSKFKSLFASHPPLEERIEALRHTSQR; translated from the coding sequence ATGCAAAGAGTCGTTTTATTTTTACTGACAAACCTAGCAATAATGCTAGTTCTGAGTGTGACCTTAAGTATTGCAATGTCTGTATTTGGCATTGACAGACAAGGATTTGGCGGGCTTTTATTGCTTGCAAGTGTTTTTGGTTTCGGTGGCGCTTTTATATCGTTACTGATGTCAAAATGGATGGCTAAACGATCAGTGGGTGCATATGTAATTGAACACCCTAAAAACGCGACTGAAATATGGTTAGTTGAAACCGTAAAACGCTATTCCGAGAGAGCCGGTATTGGTATGCCAGAGGTAGCGCTTTATCAATCGCCAGATATGAATGCTTTTGCTACAGGTGCTAATAAAAATAATGCACTAGTAGCCATAAGCACTGGTTTATTAGAAAACATGAGTCAAGCAGAAGCAGAAGCGGTTATTGGCCATGAAATAAGCCATATTGCTAACGGAGACATGGTAACGTTAACGCTTATTCAAGGCGTTGTGAATACCTTTGTAATATTCTTAGCGCGGTTAATTGCTGGCGTTATTGATAATGCAACAAGAGGTAATAATAACCAAGGCGGGTTGGGAGGCATTGCATACTTTGGTGTAGTTATTGTTTTAGAAATTATCTTAGGAGTTCTAGCAAGTATTATTGTTGCTTGGTTTTCAAGAAAACGAGAGTTTACTGCCGATAGTGGTGGTGCGACTTTAGCAGGCAAGGCGGCAATGATAGGTGCATTAGAAAAACTAAAGTATAGCCAAGAAAGTCAACTTGAAGGTTCAATGATGGCATTTGGTATTAATAACAAATCTAAATTTAAAAGCCTTTTTGCAAGCCATCCTCCGCTTGAAGAGCGAATTGAAGCGCTACGGCATACATCTCAACGTTAA
- a CDS encoding cytochrome P450 gives MTIETPHHASPVGRDIRAYTDKLRAKHRVVKNTAGEWVLLRHADVTNAALDHEVFSSNVSRFLQVPNGLDGEQHTRYRKIIDRYLTKEALSPYLPVFEQVANALFTGLPNNTVLDAVNDIGAVFAVRAQCQWLGWPDELEPVLLEWMKENHAATRSGEHKLTANVADKFNNIVRTIITNKCASDNVADDITTQLCRETINGKALTQEEIISILRNWTGGDLGSIALCVGVIIAHLATVPALIATIRQAPDKEVEDIIDEILRIDNPFVANRRVTTCPVNFAGHHIPKGAKVKLNWTSANRDESVFNNNQFDPKTNANNNLVYGIGKHVCPGRTLATWQLRIAVQALVNSVGSITLAPNELPEREVFPVGGYHRVPIILTL, from the coding sequence ATGACAATTGAAACTCCTCATCATGCTTCTCCCGTTGGGCGCGATATTAGAGCTTACACCGATAAATTACGCGCCAAGCACCGAGTAGTCAAAAATACCGCAGGCGAGTGGGTGCTATTAAGGCATGCAGATGTAACAAATGCCGCTTTAGACCATGAGGTTTTTTCAAGCAATGTTTCTCGTTTTTTGCAAGTTCCCAATGGATTAGATGGAGAGCAACATACCCGCTATCGTAAAATTATTGATCGCTATTTAACTAAAGAAGCACTATCACCTTATTTACCAGTATTTGAACAAGTCGCTAACGCGCTTTTTACTGGGCTTCCCAATAATACTGTGCTAGATGCAGTTAATGACATTGGTGCAGTATTTGCTGTTCGTGCACAGTGTCAGTGGTTAGGTTGGCCCGATGAATTAGAACCCGTATTGCTAGAGTGGATGAAAGAAAACCACGCTGCAACACGTTCAGGCGAGCACAAGTTAACCGCAAATGTTGCTGATAAATTTAATAATATAGTACGCACTATCATTACCAATAAATGTGCGTCAGATAATGTAGCTGACGATATTACCACTCAGCTTTGCCGTGAAACTATTAATGGAAAAGCATTAACGCAAGAAGAGATAATTTCAATATTGCGAAATTGGACAGGGGGTGATCTTGGCTCTATCGCTTTATGCGTAGGTGTAATTATCGCTCATCTTGCCACCGTACCAGCACTTATAGCAACAATTCGTCAAGCGCCAGATAAAGAAGTTGAAGATATTATTGACGAAATACTGCGTATTGATAATCCTTTTGTAGCTAACAGAAGAGTGACCACCTGCCCGGTCAATTTTGCTGGCCATCACATACCTAAAGGCGCTAAAGTTAAACTCAATTGGACTTCAGCTAATCGAGATGAAAGCGTATTTAATAACAACCAGTTTGATCCTAAAACCAATGCCAATAACAATTTAGTTTACGGTATTGGTAAGCATGTGTGTCCTGGTCGTACATTAGCAACTTGGCAATTAAGAATAGCAGTGCAAGCACTAGTTAATTCGGTTGGTAGTATTACGTTAGCACCTAACGAATTACCTGAGCGCGAAGTTTTTCCTGTTGGTGGCTACCATCGAGTGCCGATTATTCTGACATTATAA
- a CDS encoding putative 4-hydroxy-4-methyl-2-oxoglutarate aldolase yields the protein MLNDQTQEPLDLLPDLCDQYPDEVQVLAQQFNHYGKIKVFYGQVVTIECFEDNSLVKSTLAQDGAGKVLIVNGGGLTRKALLGDLIAKSAIKNNWEGVIINGFIRDVATINSLNIGVKALGATPLKTQKRGLGDFNIPITIAGVSIHPNNWVYADENGVLIANEQLSLPREC from the coding sequence ATGTTAAACGATCAAACACAAGAGCCCTTAGATTTACTACCAGATTTATGCGATCAATACCCCGATGAAGTGCAAGTACTTGCTCAGCAGTTCAACCATTATGGCAAAATCAAAGTGTTTTATGGTCAGGTTGTTACCATTGAATGCTTTGAAGATAACTCTTTAGTCAAATCAACGCTTGCGCAAGACGGCGCTGGAAAAGTATTAATTGTCAATGGTGGTGGTTTAACTAGAAAAGCGTTGCTCGGTGATTTAATTGCAAAAAGCGCGATCAAAAACAATTGGGAGGGTGTTATTATTAATGGTTTTATTCGAGATGTGGCTACCATTAATTCACTTAACATTGGCGTTAAAGCATTAGGTGCTACACCATTAAAAACCCAGAAGCGTGGTTTAGGTGATTTTAATATACCTATAACTATTGCTGGTGTTTCAATTCATCCTAACAACTGGGTTTACGCAGACGAGAATGGTGTCCTCATTGCTAATGAACAACTTTCATTACCTAGGGAGTGCTGA
- a CDS encoding acyl-CoA thioesterase: MRFLTRRLVLPSDLNYGDSLFGGRVLQWIDEEAAIYTICQLETNYIVTKHIGEISFESPALKGDVIEFGLETKKVGKTSITISCLVRNKATKKTICFADEIVFVQIDPQTRKPVAHGKTLEILAKETAKEIEQLQLDKPHRNK; encoded by the coding sequence ATGCGCTTTTTAACTCGTCGTTTAGTACTTCCAAGTGATTTAAATTATGGTGATTCTTTATTTGGTGGCCGTGTATTACAGTGGATTGATGAAGAGGCGGCAATTTATACCATTTGCCAACTAGAAACCAATTACATTGTTACTAAGCATATTGGAGAGATAAGTTTTGAATCACCCGCGTTAAAAGGCGACGTAATTGAGTTTGGCTTGGAAACTAAAAAAGTCGGTAAAACATCAATTACCATTAGTTGCTTGGTGCGTAATAAAGCCACTAAAAAAACTATCTGCTTTGCTGACGAGATTGTATTTGTACAGATTGACCCTCAAACGAGAAAGCCTGTAGCTCACGGAAAAACACTTGAAATATTAGCAAAAGAAACGGCAAAAGAAATAGAGCAATTACAACTTGATAAGCCCCATCGCAACAAATAA
- a CDS encoding DUF3300 domain-containing protein, protein MNTLLQKVNFNQLLISIMLLMLSITVYATEDQDVEFSEAELAQMLAPVALYPDSLLTHILIASTYPLEVVEAERWLAKNESLTKEQIINASEDLSWDASVKALLPFPSILQKLSEDLAWMQNLGDAFLQDEENVLATIQILRQQADEAGNLAKMDNVRVVKEKTTIIIEPAEAKVIYVPYYDTRTVYGSWRWTHFPPVYWHTSRYYSHHRGPFYWNTGVHIGFDFFFTGVHWHNRHVIVDYSSPRRYYPRKRISTSHHAKRWHHKPVHRKGVAYKSNHLKRKYSSSRPVTVSTRTRVNTNNKVTTNRTLRKEKQRVHKNVTTVEPRHKEFRQKLKERTSIKTANAEHRVKQGRPIRHAQRDTKQQIRSTDKAVTHTRNTYRSPAYSTSQTPKTVTRNEVKERKTFSKPKADMPPRQRVRQDNHKTQRVREQRRERIKE, encoded by the coding sequence ATGAATACTCTTCTACAGAAAGTTAACTTTAATCAGCTGCTGATATCAATAATGTTGTTGATGCTCAGCATTACTGTATATGCAACGGAAGACCAGGATGTTGAATTTTCAGAAGCCGAACTAGCGCAAATGCTTGCGCCAGTTGCATTATACCCTGACTCGTTATTAACCCATATTTTAATTGCTTCAACTTATCCGCTTGAGGTGGTTGAGGCTGAACGCTGGCTGGCTAAAAATGAGTCGTTAACTAAAGAGCAAATCATTAATGCAAGTGAAGATTTGTCATGGGATGCCAGTGTCAAAGCGCTACTGCCATTTCCATCAATATTGCAAAAGCTGAGTGAAGATTTAGCTTGGATGCAAAATCTTGGTGATGCTTTTTTGCAAGATGAAGAAAACGTACTCGCTACTATCCAGATACTACGTCAGCAAGCGGATGAAGCTGGAAATTTAGCTAAAATGGATAATGTTCGAGTTGTCAAAGAAAAAACAACTATTATCATAGAGCCGGCCGAGGCTAAAGTTATTTACGTTCCTTACTATGATACTCGCACTGTTTATGGCAGCTGGCGCTGGACTCATTTTCCTCCTGTTTACTGGCACACGTCACGCTATTATAGTCACCATAGAGGACCTTTCTATTGGAATACTGGCGTACATATCGGTTTTGATTTCTTTTTTACTGGCGTTCACTGGCACAACCGACACGTGATAGTTGATTATTCTTCTCCTCGTAGGTATTACCCCAGAAAACGCATTTCAACAAGTCATCATGCAAAACGCTGGCACCATAAGCCTGTTCATAGAAAAGGTGTGGCATATAAAAGTAATCATTTAAAGCGAAAATATTCGAGTAGTCGGCCTGTTACGGTATCTACAAGAACAAGGGTAAATACCAACAATAAAGTTACAACTAACCGCACGTTGAGAAAGGAGAAACAAAGAGTGCATAAAAACGTAACTACTGTTGAACCCCGTCATAAGGAGTTTAGGCAAAAGCTTAAAGAACGCACTTCGATCAAAACAGCAAATGCTGAGCATCGAGTTAAGCAAGGAAGGCCTATTCGCCATGCTCAGCGAGACACTAAGCAGCAGATTCGCTCAACAGATAAAGCAGTAACACATACGCGCAATACCTATCGTTCACCTGCGTATTCAACGAGTCAAACGCCAAAAACAGTGACAAGAAATGAAGTAAAAGAGAGAAAAACGTTTAGTAAACCTAAGGCGGACATGCCTCCTAGGCAGAGAGTGAGACAAGATAACCATAAAACTCAACGTGTTAGAGAACAAAGACGAGAACGAATAAAGGAGTAA
- a CDS encoding ATP-binding protein, with amino-acid sequence MKLVFNLFAHSLKARLFLSLIIMVVVVLPSIGMIITNAYEKHMVNSVENELSAYIYSILAVAEVEQLTLLMPEVLAENQFNVSQSGLYAVISAIKTPISDELWHSQSLLTVELTDYNPRLNVGKSAFTTIDINQSPHFIYSYAVSFGDDEQAFPFTLHIIKEKVEFLLLMAEFKQQLFFGLVILIGLILIIQFIWLHWTLRPLLVLEKEIKAIEQGKIAKLAAIYPQELVEVTTQLNSLLATEQQQRKRYRNALSDLAHSLKTPLAVLQAEPSLSAQSQEQINRINFTIEHQLKRAQSAGHSSWLLGINIKTVVDKLVTSLKKIYTDKPINLIANIEAGVLFKGDEADLLELLGNLLDNAYKAAKHTIKLTVNKQKNSVTIIVEDDGIGINEQLKKTIFDRGVRADTYQQGHGVGLAIVRDLVQSYNASLDISQSETLKGAKFTLIFSN; translated from the coding sequence TTGAAGCTAGTATTTAATTTATTTGCACACTCATTAAAAGCGCGCTTGTTTTTAAGCTTAATTATAATGGTTGTTGTTGTGCTACCTAGTATCGGAATGATCATTACCAATGCCTATGAAAAGCATATGGTTAATAGCGTAGAAAACGAGCTTAGCGCTTATATATATTCAATTTTAGCCGTAGCCGAGGTTGAGCAGTTAACGCTATTAATGCCAGAAGTATTGGCTGAAAATCAATTTAATGTCAGTCAGTCTGGTTTATATGCCGTAATTAGTGCGATAAAAACACCAATATCTGATGAGTTATGGCATTCACAATCATTATTAACGGTAGAGCTGACCGACTATAACCCACGACTTAACGTCGGTAAAAGCGCATTTACTACAATTGATATTAACCAATCACCGCATTTTATTTACAGTTATGCGGTTAGCTTTGGTGATGACGAGCAAGCCTTCCCTTTTACATTACACATTATTAAAGAAAAAGTTGAGTTTCTTTTATTGATGGCAGAATTTAAACAGCAGTTGTTCTTTGGTTTAGTTATATTGATAGGATTAATATTAATCATTCAATTTATTTGGCTTCACTGGACCTTAAGGCCATTGCTTGTGCTTGAAAAAGAAATTAAGGCAATAGAGCAAGGAAAAATAGCGAAACTTGCTGCTATTTACCCGCAAGAACTAGTTGAAGTTACTACACAATTAAATAGCTTGTTAGCAACCGAGCAACAGCAGCGTAAACGTTATCGTAATGCTCTTTCAGACTTAGCGCATAGCTTAAAAACACCTTTAGCCGTATTACAGGCTGAACCGTCACTTTCTGCTCAAAGCCAAGAGCAAATTAATCGTATTAATTTTACTATTGAACACCAATTGAAACGTGCTCAAAGCGCTGGACATTCATCATGGTTATTGGGAATTAATATCAAAACAGTTGTTGATAAGTTGGTCACAAGCTTAAAGAAGATATATACAGATAAACCAATTAATTTAATAGCCAACATAGAAGCAGGCGTACTTTTTAAAGGTGATGAAGCTGATTTGTTAGAGCTACTAGGTAACTTACTAGATAATGCCTATAAAGCAGCAAAACATACCATTAAATTAACGGTTAATAAGCAGAAAAATAGTGTCACTATAATCGTAGAGGATGATGGGATTGGCATAAATGAACAGCTAAAGAAAACAATTTTTGACCGCGGTGTAAGAGCTGACACCTATCAGCAAGGTCATGGTGTTGGTTTAGCTATTGTGAGAGACTTAGTTCAAAGCTACAACGCTAGCCTTGATATTAGCCAAAGTGAAACACTAAAAGGGGCAAAGTTTACCCTGATATTTTCTAATTAA